Proteins found in one Macrobrachium nipponense isolate FS-2020 chromosome 4, ASM1510439v2, whole genome shotgun sequence genomic segment:
- the LOC135211564 gene encoding uncharacterized protein LOC135211564 — protein sequence MVAPHDTGDLVRSLVRVPGSGSNRAAGSECLDLGRASSLAASVPVPTTLPAALTTLKVIRQPPASVSKKLGGQVGAKAGILPTKPEDRKRQLSEVSPGSEAAAPKRPRLLTVSQASPLVVPGQPVIGPVMVVSLQPQTPSSTPTINFSGSTSLSQLIQERDILRKENQELQKRLSLFHQLFKDKKRLTSVVKQLSVNVP from the coding sequence ATGGTTGCACCTCACGATACCGGAGATTTGGTCAGGTCACTTGTCCGTGTGCCAGGAAGTGGATCCAACAGGGCAGCTGGATCAGAATGCCTCGACTTGGGACGGGCTTCATCCCTTGCGGCTTCAGTTCCAGTTCCAACAACGCTGCCTGCTGCACTGACAACTCTGAAAGTTATCAGGCAGCCCCCTGCATCTGTGAGCAAGAAGCTTGGTGGCCAGGTTGGTGCTAAAGCTGGTATTCTACCTACCAAACCAGAGGATCGCAAACGCCAGCTCTCTGAAGTGTCGCCTGGAAGTGAGGCAGCTGCACCTAAGAGGCCGAGATTGCTCACTGTAAGCCAGGCAAGTCCGCTGGTGGTGCCTGGACAACCAGTCATTGGACCTGTTATGGTTGTCTCTCTGCAACCACAGACACCATCAAGCACACCCACAATCAACTTCAGTGGATCAACATCTCTGTCCCAGCTCATACAGGAGCGTGACATCTTGAGGAAAGAGAATCAAGAACTCcagaagagactctctctcttccatcaacTTTTCAAGGACAAGAAGAGGCTGACTTCTGTTGTCAAACAACTTAGTGTTAATGTACCTTAA